The window GTATTAGAAAAAGAAGAACAAAGTATGGGTGCTACTATGTATGTCTATGGTTATCGCATAGCAATGCTAGTTTCAGGAGCCGGATCATTATTATTAGCAGATTATATTTCTTGGGGAATGGTGTATTTTGTTATAAGCCTCAGTATTTTAGTTGGAACAGTTGCCGTAATTTTTTTAGAAGAGCCTGTTCTTTCTAGAGAGAGATTTAAGACGTTACCTAAATTAAACTGGTCTTTTAATGTGGTATTTAATTTTCTAAAAACTAGAAAATGGCTTCCTAGTTTAATCATCATCATTCTTATTCATGCTTTGTTAGAACATTTGCAAGCTAATCTTGTAATTAAAATTATATTTGGGGTTATGATTATAGGATGGTTTTATTATAAAAGAAAGACCATTAATATGTTGCCTGACTCGCTTCAAGATTTTTCTAAACAACAACATTGGTTATGTATTCTTCTATTTGTAATTTTTTATAAATTTGCTGATACTTTATTGCTTTCTCTACAAAGTAAGTTTTATGTAGATATGGGGTTTTCTAATAGTGAAATAGCCTATATAACCAAGGGATTTGGATTTTTTATGACTTTGGCAGGGTTGTTTATCGGTGGTTTAATTTACTACCGCATGGGAACATTTAAGAGTTTATTCTTAGCAGGGGTATTACAAATTTTATCTAATTTAATGTTTATATGGGTCGCAAATACAAGTCATGATTTAGTTGTGTTATCTGCGGTGATTGCAGTAGAGAACTTCACTGGTGCAATAAGCAATGTTGTTATAGTTGCTTACTTAAGTAGCCTTTGTAATATTGCCTATACTGCTACTCAATATGCTTTGCTATCATCGTTATCTAGTATGGGGAGAACTATTTTTTCTGCACCAGCAGGATATTTAGTGGCTTACTTTGGATGGGTTAAGTTTTTTTGGATCACTGCTATAGCTGGTATTCCTGGCATAGTATTGCTTTGTATAATTTTCAAAAAAGAATGGAAACATGGAAAATCCTAAAAAGACTCAGCATTTATTAGTTGTTGATGACGATTCTAGAATTAGAAGTTTATTACAGAAGTATTTAGTTGAGAATAACTATTTCGTTTCTATAGTAAAAAATACAACAGAGGCTATATCTTTATTGAAAGAAATAGAATGTGATTTAATTATCTTAGATGTAATGATTCCTGGGGAAACAGGGATTGAATTTGCAAAAAGATTGCGTCTTGGTAAATATAGTAATATTCCTATTCTGATGCTAACTGCAATGGGAGAAGTTGATGATCGTATTGCAGGATTAGAAGTTGGGGCGGATGATTACCTAGTTAAGCCTTTTGAGCCCAGAGAGTTATTACTGAGAATAACAAAGATACTCAAGAGAAGTCAAGAGAGCAGGAGTTTTTATTATTTTGGTGATTTTATATATGATTTACCACGCCAATTATTATTGCAAAAAGATAAGAAAATATTTCTTACTCAGAGTGAGTATAGTTTATTAAATAGTTTATTGAAGAATTCTAATAAAATTGTTAGTAGAGAGGAATTAGCTGAAGAGTTGGGTATTAATGAGAGATCTGTAGATGTGCAGATTATTCGTCTTCGTTCTAAAATTGAGAATAATCCAAGCCGTCCATTGTTTCTTCAAACTGTTAGAGGTAAAGGCTATATAATTAGGCTTTAAAGATACTTTATTTTAAAGGCATTAGATTCCAGTAATAATAGCGCCCTGCTCTTTCTTTCGGTTTTATTTCACCAAAATCACATTATTGATATATAATTTGTTTATTAGGTGAATTTTTTTTATATTTATTTTTCCATAAAGCGATCTAATTTATTTAGATAATGTTTAGAACCTTTTATTTGTTAATAAGGGGAGAATTCTTGTTTGAGTTACTGCTATTCCACTTAATATAATGGCTCCTCCTAGTAATACGGGCCAAGAAGGAAATTCTCCCAAGAATAGTATAGAAAGTAAAATACCAAAGAATGGAGTCAAAAGGTGGAAAGGCATAATTTTATGAATTGGATATGTTTGCAATAGACGGAACCATAGTATAATACCGGCTCCAGTTACTATAATACTATATGCTAAAGCTAACCAAAGCTTATATGTTGTTCCTTCAAGTAATTGGAAAGGGTTCCCTTCAATAAAATATGACATTAATAATAAATGTGGCGCTGCTATTAGGTTAGACCAGCATAGCAATGACAATGGGGAGACTGTATTTAATTTTCTCACTTGTATATTAAATATTGCGCCAAAACATGCGGAAAATATTAACATTATAAAGGCAATGGGGTTGCCCATTGTTTGTGGTGCACCAACTATAATAAGCACCCCAATTAAAGCTAGCGAAACACCTATGATTGAGCTTAAAGTAAAATGTTCTTTTAAAGCAAAGCGCGCAATGATTATTGAGAGAGGAATATTTAATTGGGCAATTATTACAGTAAGGCTTGTATTTATTCCTAAATATAAACCATAATAGAGTAGTCCTATATAAAATACTCCCATTACCAATGCTAGCGAATAAATTTTACCAAAATGTATTTTAGGTTTGGGGATGAACGGTAGGAATATGGCGCTAGTTATTATAAATCTTATAGCAATTGATAGAAGTCCTGGTATCTCAATAACTGTATATTTTATAGCAATATAGCTTCCTCCCCAGGCTAGGGTTACCAAAACAGCAATAAAAATATCAATTTTTTTCATTATTAAACTCACATTCAATCATAAACATTTCTTTTTCAGTAGAGATCATATCATTTGTTTTGTTATTTGAAATATTTTGGGCTTTTGTTACATTCATCAAATCATCGGATATCAAAGCAATATCTAGATCAGATTTTAGATTTATTATATGAAGGTTCTTTATAGGAGAGCTGACAGAAAGTTGATTCGCTGCCTTTATTTTACGTACGGTGTCTAAAATATCAAGAAGACCATCTCCTAATTCTTCAGATTCTTTGTTTTGTTGAAACTCTTCTTGTTTAGGCCAGCTTCCCCTTTGGGTAACCAGAGTTTCACCCGCATATAGATAAGAATAAATTTCTTCTGTTACATGTGGTAAATAAGGAGCAAATAATTTGAGTAGATTTTTCATGCAGTGATGCATGGTGATTAATGCACTGGTTTGTCCCTTACTATCCAAAGCTTTCTCGTCATATGCTCTAGTTTTCACAATTTCTATGTAATTATCACAATAAATATTCCAAAAGAAATCTTCTATTGCAGCCCTAGCATTACAATATTCAAATTTATTAAATTCATCAGTAGCCTTTTCAATAGTTTTTTTTAGTTTTGTTATTAACCAAAGGTCTACAGGTTTAAATATGAGATTCTTATCATTGGGGTCGCTTTTTAGATTTTTTAGCTGCAATTCAGTAAATCTAGCTGCATTCCAGAGTTTATTAATTAGTTTATGGCCAATTTTAAATATTTCTTCTGAATATGATATATCAGCTCCTAATTTAGAATTAGACGCCCAATAACGAACGATGTCAGCTCCTTTTTCTTTTATCAAATCTACAGGTGTTATGACATTTCCTTTGGATTTAGACATTTTAGTTTTATCTGCAGCTAAGCACCATCCACTTATCATTAAATTTTTCCAAGGAATAATTTGTTCATGAAGGTAGGATTTTACAATGGTATAAAAAGCCCATACGCGAATTAGTTCATGAGCCTGTGGGCGTAAATCAGCGGGGAATAATTTTTGATGACGGTCATAATCAATAGAATATTTTTTAGTTATAGCTCCACTGTTTAATTGAGGAGAAATAGAGCTTGTTGCCCAGGTGTCCATAACATCAAAATCTGGCTCAACTTCATCTTTTGCATATCCACGAGGAAGATCTATTAATGGGTTAACGGGCAAATCTTCTGGGTGAGCAAAAAGTATTTTTCCTTCTTCTCCCTTACGTTTAGAATACCATACAGGGAATGGAACACCAAAAAAACGTTGGCGGCTAATACACCAATCCCATTTTAGTCCTTCAATCCAATGATCTAATCTTACTTTCATATAAGACGGATTCCAATTGCATTTAGCAACTTGGTCTAATAATTCTTGTTTTATATCTAGTAGTTTAATAAACCATTGAGAGGTTACTAAAATTTCTAAAGGAGCTCCAGATCTTTCAGCGCATTTAACAGCATGAGTAATAGGAACTTGTTTAATCACAGACTCTCCCAGAAATTCTAAAATTTTCTCCCGTGCAGCTTTACTTTTTAAGTTTTGTAATTGCTCATTATAATCTTGTGATATTATCCAATCTGCATTAGTAAAGTCTAACTTTCCATATTTGTTAAGTATAATTCTAAGAGGTAAATCATAATTGCGCCACCAATCAATATCAGTTGTATCTCCGAAAGTACAACACATTACAAGTCCTGTGCCTTTCTCAATGTCCACCTTATCATCAGGTAGAATTGGAACGGTTACAGAAAATAATGGAGTAACAGCTTTTTTATTAGCCAAGTGTTGGTAGCGCGAATCTTCAGGGTGATAAAATATTGCCACACAAGATGGTAATAATTCAGGTCTAGTGGTGCTTATCACCAATTCTTCATCATCTTCTGACTTAAAAATTATTTCATTCATGATGCTTGGCATTTCAATATCAACAACTTCAGCTTGAGCTAAAGCCGTGGCATCTATTGGGTCCCATAGAGTTGGTTGCAGTTTACGATAGGCTCGGTCTTTATCTGCTAAGTCAAGAAATGACATTTGAGATAAGGCAGTGCTACGTTCGCTGATAGTTTGATATTCCTGTTCCCAGTCAACACTTAAGGCAACGGATTTGAATAATTTACGAAATTCTTCTTCAGCTTCGACGACTACTTCTTTACATGAATCAATGAATTCTTCTCTTGGCATGGAACTAGCGCGGACTTTCTTAACTTTCTCAACTAGCCTTTCAGTAGGTAATCCATTGTCATCGAATCCAATAGGGTAAAAAATAGTTTTACCTGACATTCTTTGAAAACGTGCTACAAAATCTGCTTGAGTATAGCTGAAGATGTGTCCCATATGAAGGAGGCCAGAAACAGTTGGTGGAGGGGTGTCAACAACAAAAGTTTGCTCACGAGGAAGGTTTTCTTCCCATTTATATGTGCCCTTATCTAACCAGATTTTCTGCCATTTATGTTCAATATTTTTGTGATTATACTTCGTTGGTAACTGATTCATATTTTTTGAGAGACTCTGTAAATATTTTGGACAATAATACATCATTAAGAGAAAATTGCAAGGATATAGAATATCTAAGCTAAGATAGACTCAAGATTTTTTGAGTGTGTTTAGGTTTTAAATACTGCTTGTATTTTGAGTTCTGGATGGTTCTTTAGGTTCTTTTGTGATATTATGCTTTATATGATTTTATAGTTATGTTAGGGCAATTTTATGAGAAATAACTTGAGTGCAATTCCGGGTCTTGGAGCTAAGGCTGAAGAATCACTTAAGCGTCTTAATATAACTTGTTTTGCTGATTTGTTTTGGCATTTTCCTAACAATGTTATCCATAAATCTTTATATCCTCCTTTACATTCCATTAATGGAGGGGATTTAGTGATTCTGCGTTTAAAAATTATTGATATAGATCAGCCAAATAATCCTAATTTTTCTAGGAGAAAGCCATTTAAAATATATTGTGGAAATGATACCGGTAGAATTCAATTATTGTATTTTAACTATAATCCTCAATATTTATTGAAATGGGCGAAAGTTGATAGTGAAATTATAGCTATTGGGAAAATAGAACTTTTTAATGGTTTTAAGCAGCTTGCTCACCCTGAGGTTCTTAATCCTAATAAGCCACATGCTCCTATTATTAAAGATGAAGTTATTTATCCTTTAACTTATGGAATAGTTAATAAACAAATTCAAAAATATATTAGTTTTGCTTTAGATAACTTGCAAGAAGATGAAGAATGGATTAGTGCTTCTGTTATAAAAAAATTTAGATGGGATGGATTTAAAGAGTCATTATATAAAATTCATCATCCAAAAGATATTTCTAGTGTAAATCCTTATGCTCCTGAAAAGCAAAGAATAGCCTATGATGAATTACTGGCTACTCAGCTTATGGTTAATTTGCTTAGGCAGTATAAAAATAAACAAATGGGGAGGTCAATTGTAGCCAAAGGGGATTTATTAAAGAGCTTTTTATGTGACTTGCCTTTTGAGTTAACTCATGGTCAACATCATGCTATTGCTGAAATTATTTCTGATCAAGAGTCCTGTAATAAAATGTCTAGGCTTTTGCAAGGAGATGTGGGTAGTGGCAAAACAGTAGTAGCTTTGGCAGCAATATTAAATGTTGTAGAGTCCAAGGGGCAGCAGGCTGTATTGATGGCTCCTACAGATGTATTGGCGAATCAGCATTTTCAAACATTAGAAAAGTTTTTTACAAAACTGCCAATTAAATATGCTTTGTTGACAGGAAAGACAAAAGCAAAAGATCGTAAAATAATAATGGATGAATTATCTAGAGGAGAATTGCAGATTCTAGTTGGAACTCATGCGGTATTTCAAGACAAAGTTCTGTTTTATGATCTAGCTTTGGTAGTGATTGATGAGCAGCATCGTTTTGGTGTTGAACAAAGACTCTCATTAGTTAATAAAGGAAATAAGGCTGATTTATTGATTATGTCAGCTACTCCCATTCCACGTAGTTTAAGTTTAGCTCTTTATGGAGATATGGATATTACTAAAATATCTGAGAAGCCTAAATCTAGAGTCCCTATAAAAACTTCTATTTTACCTAAGTCAAAATTAAATGACATTATCCAGTCTTTAGATAATATTTTAAAATCTCAAGGTAAAATTTATTGGGTTTGTCCATTAATTTCTGAGTCAGAAGACAAGCCTATTGATATAGATTTAGAAAAAACTGCTGCTGAAGCTAGGGTGAATGAATTGTCTAAATGTTATCCTGGAATAGTTGGTTTAGTTCATGGACAGTTAGATAGTAAAATTAAACAGGAAAACTTAAATAAATTCATTGAAGGAGATTATCGTATTTTAGTTGCTACCACGGTAATTGAGGTGGGAGTGGATGTTCCTGATGCTACGGTAATTATTATTGAGAACGCTGAAAGTTTTGGTTTGTCTCAACTTCATCAGTTGAGGGGAAGAGTAGGTAGGGGGAATAAATCATCTCATTGTATTTTATTATATCAACCACCAATTAGTAATATTTCTTGGCAGAGACTAAAAATTTTACGTGAAACAGATGATGGTTTTGTATTGGCTGAAGAAGATCTAAAACTTAGAGGAGGGGGGGATATAATAGGAACTAAACAAAGTGGATTACCTAATTTTAAAACTGTAGATTTTATAGCTCATCACCAATTGATTGCCGATGCAAATTTTCAGGCTAAAGAAATTATAAAAGAAGATCCTATGTTGGCCATGTCAAAGAATCGTAAATATCAACGATTACTTTCTTTATTTGGTTTCGAGCACCAAAATACTGATTGGTAAGTATTAAGGTGAAGATCCAAAACACCAACTCCCATGATCCGGTAACACTTATTCATCAGGTTTTGTGGTATTTTTGAGGTCACTGCAAGGAGTATTTTGAATGCTAAAGCTACTTTAGCACTCTGTAATGACAAAGGAAATAAACAGTTATTATTTTATGTATGTTCTATCAATGTTCATTGATAAAATGAGGTTGTAACCGCCTTGAAGTGTAATGTTGAGGGGTGTTTATCTAATATTGAAATATTACAATATTCTTTCCATCCAGCCTAAATGAAACATTGACAAACTTGTGATTTTTGCTTAAGTTTAATCTTAAATGTTAATTCTTAACTTGGAAAATTGTTATGACTAAGCCATTAATGCCTAAAGCTACAGCTGTGTGGTTAATTGAAAACACTACTTTAACTTTTGATCAAATTGCTGAATTCTGTGAGATGCACCCATTAGAAGTGAAAGGCATAGCTGATGATGAAGTTGCTGTTGGTATTATTGGAGAAAATCCAATTTCTAATGAGCAGTTATCTAAAGAAGAGATAAAGCGTTGCGAAAAAGATCCTAAGGCTAAGTTACAACTTTCTGGTCAAGCGCAGAAACACATAAAAATTATGAATAAAAAGCGTAAAACTGCGCATTATACTCCAATAGCTAAAAGACAAGATAAGCCGGATGCAATTTCTTGGTTTGTTCGTTATTATCCACATGTTCCTGATCAATTGATTGTAAGGCTGATTGGAACAACTAAAACCACTATTGCTGCGGTTAAAGCGCGCACTCACTGGAACACTAATAATATTAAACCTCGTGATCCAGTATTGTTAGGTCTTTGTTCTCAGACAGATTTAGATAAAGCGCTAGAAAAGGCTAAGATGTATGCTGAGCCTGTTTCGGATGCAGAAGATTCTTAATCAATTACTGCAAGGACAATATTCATTTAAGAGAAAAATTTTATTCCCAGAAATTTATTTCGAGGGTGTAGCAAATTTTTCGATTGGGAAGAAGGATCAAAGAGTTTACACAGAGAAAGGTCGTTATAATAAAACCGTGCTTTTTCAACAAAAGCTTATTTTTAGGTTTTGCTCTTCAAATCTACGTATATACAAAAGTGACTATAGCCTATTGCATCAATTTTTTATCGATGAAAGTTTGGTA of the Rickettsiales bacterium genome contains:
- a CDS encoding EamA family transporter, with amino-acid sequence MKKIDIFIAVLVTLAWGGSYIAIKYTVIEIPGLLSIAIRFIITSAIFLPFIPKPKIHFGKIYSLALVMGVFYIGLLYYGLYLGINTSLTVIIAQLNIPLSIIIARFALKEHFTLSSIIGVSLALIGVLIIVGAPQTMGNPIAFIMLIFSACFGAIFNIQVRKLNTVSPLSLLCWSNLIAAPHLLLMSYFIEGNPFQLLEGTTYKLWLALAYSIIVTGAGIILWFRLLQTYPIHKIMPFHLLTPFFGILLSILFLGEFPSWPVLLGGAIILSGIAVTQTRILPLLTNKRF
- a CDS encoding response regulator, with protein sequence MENPKKTQHLLVVDDDSRIRSLLQKYLVENNYFVSIVKNTTEAISLLKEIECDLIILDVMIPGETGIEFAKRLRLGKYSNIPILMLTAMGEVDDRIAGLEVGADDYLVKPFEPRELLLRITKILKRSQESRSFYYFGDFIYDLPRQLLLQKDKKIFLTQSEYSLLNSLLKNSNKIVSREELAEELGINERSVDVQIIRLRSKIENNPSRPLFLQTVRGKGYIIRL
- the recG gene encoding ATP-dependent DNA helicase RecG: MRNNLSAIPGLGAKAEESLKRLNITCFADLFWHFPNNVIHKSLYPPLHSINGGDLVILRLKIIDIDQPNNPNFSRRKPFKIYCGNDTGRIQLLYFNYNPQYLLKWAKVDSEIIAIGKIELFNGFKQLAHPEVLNPNKPHAPIIKDEVIYPLTYGIVNKQIQKYISFALDNLQEDEEWISASVIKKFRWDGFKESLYKIHHPKDISSVNPYAPEKQRIAYDELLATQLMVNLLRQYKNKQMGRSIVAKGDLLKSFLCDLPFELTHGQHHAIAEIISDQESCNKMSRLLQGDVGSGKTVVALAAILNVVESKGQQAVLMAPTDVLANQHFQTLEKFFTKLPIKYALLTGKTKAKDRKIIMDELSRGELQILVGTHAVFQDKVLFYDLALVVIDEQHRFGVEQRLSLVNKGNKADLLIMSATPIPRSLSLALYGDMDITKISEKPKSRVPIKTSILPKSKLNDIIQSLDNILKSQGKIYWVCPLISESEDKPIDIDLEKTAAEARVNELSKCYPGIVGLVHGQLDSKIKQENLNKFIEGDYRILVATTVIEVGVDVPDATVIIIENAESFGLSQLHQLRGRVGRGNKSSHCILLYQPPISNISWQRLKILRETDDGFVLAEEDLKLRGGGDIIGTKQSGLPNFKTVDFIAHHQLIADANFQAKEIIKEDPMLAMSKNRKYQRLLSLFGFEHQNTDW
- a CDS encoding DUF1013 domain-containing protein; this encodes MTKPLMPKATAVWLIENTTLTFDQIAEFCEMHPLEVKGIADDEVAVGIIGENPISNEQLSKEEIKRCEKDPKAKLQLSGQAQKHIKIMNKKRKTAHYTPIAKRQDKPDAISWFVRYYPHVPDQLIVRLIGTTKTTIAAVKARTHWNTNNIKPRDPVLLGLCSQTDLDKALEKAKMYAEPVSDAEDS
- a CDS encoding MFS transporter, yielding MITRLKERLFINLGNYRVLSILFLGFSAGIPLALTGSTLSMWLSRLGIDVKTIGLFSMVAIPYSYKYLWSSLFDYIPIPYFSKKFGLRRSWLILIQILLMASVIALGLTSPIDNITITALVALLVSFFSATQDIIIDALRIEVLEKEEQSMGATMYVYGYRIAMLVSGAGSLLLADYISWGMVYFVISLSILVGTVAVIFLEEPVLSRERFKTLPKLNWSFNVVFNFLKTRKWLPSLIIIILIHALLEHLQANLVIKIIFGVMIIGWFYYKRKTINMLPDSLQDFSKQQHWLCILLFVIFYKFADTLLLSLQSKFYVDMGFSNSEIAYITKGFGFFMTLAGLFIGGLIYYRMGTFKSLFLAGVLQILSNLMFIWVANTSHDLVVLSAVIAVENFTGAISNVVIVAYLSSLCNIAYTATQYALLSSLSSMGRTIFSAPAGYLVAYFGWVKFFWITAIAGIPGIVLLCIIFKKEWKHGKS
- a CDS encoding valine--tRNA ligase → MNQLPTKYNHKNIEHKWQKIWLDKGTYKWEENLPREQTFVVDTPPPTVSGLLHMGHIFSYTQADFVARFQRMSGKTIFYPIGFDDNGLPTERLVEKVKKVRASSMPREEFIDSCKEVVVEAEEEFRKLFKSVALSVDWEQEYQTISERSTALSQMSFLDLADKDRAYRKLQPTLWDPIDATALAQAEVVDIEMPSIMNEIIFKSEDDEELVISTTRPELLPSCVAIFYHPEDSRYQHLANKKAVTPLFSVTVPILPDDKVDIEKGTGLVMCCTFGDTTDIDWWRNYDLPLRIILNKYGKLDFTNADWIISQDYNEQLQNLKSKAAREKILEFLGESVIKQVPITHAVKCAERSGAPLEILVTSQWFIKLLDIKQELLDQVAKCNWNPSYMKVRLDHWIEGLKWDWCISRQRFFGVPFPVWYSKRKGEEGKILFAHPEDLPVNPLIDLPRGYAKDEVEPDFDVMDTWATSSISPQLNSGAITKKYSIDYDRHQKLFPADLRPQAHELIRVWAFYTIVKSYLHEQIIPWKNLMISGWCLAADKTKMSKSKGNVITPVDLIKEKGADIVRYWASNSKLGADISYSEEIFKIGHKLINKLWNAARFTELQLKNLKSDPNDKNLIFKPVDLWLITKLKKTIEKATDEFNKFEYCNARAAIEDFFWNIYCDNYIEIVKTRAYDEKALDSKGQTSALITMHHCMKNLLKLFAPYLPHVTEEIYSYLYAGETLVTQRGSWPKQEEFQQNKESEELGDGLLDILDTVRKIKAANQLSVSSPIKNLHIINLKSDLDIALISDDLMNVTKAQNISNNKTNDMISTEKEMFMIECEFNNEKN